ACTACTTAGATGTATCACAAACAGTAACGATTAAACCTGTAAAATCCGAATTGGACTTTTTGCGCGAATCGAGGTATGCAAACCTCAGAAATCTTAGAGAGGAAGGTGATTCCAAGAAGGAGATGTTAATTGAAATTTTCGAAGAATGTAAAGTTAATTATCCATACGAATGGTTACTGTTATTAGAGATAATAGAAATTAGTGATGAAGGTGGATTGAAAAAAGAAATTAACCAATGGCTTTCTGGAATTTCTAGAGAAAAGCCAAAGCTGGAATTATTGATTAAGGATGGTTTGGAATTATATTAAGCTCAATAGAGATACGGATTTTATTGCTTACTTTCAATGAGTTATGATTTATTATGCGCCATAAGAAAAAGGTTAGCTAGTTTTTGACTAGTCTAACTAAGTTTGAAAGAAGATCATTTACTATTAGATCGAAGTTGCGATTTGTTTTTTAATAAAAACTATCAAACAATAAAGGAAGAATAGGCAAACGTTAAAAGAATTAAGTATGAAACCATTTGCAATAGCGGGAATACAAATGAAAGTATCCGCAGTAGTTCCAAACATTGAAATGATGAAACTAAAGTTGGATATCGCTTTGAATCTTTATCCTTGGATTGAAATGGTTGTTTTTAGTGAGTTGTGTGCTTATGGTCCTTTGACGTATGCTGCCCAAAAAATTCCTGGGAATTTTGAACAAGAAATGCAAAACATGGCGGCGAAACACGGAATATGGTTGCTTCCGGGCTCAATCTTCGAAAAAAAAGATGATAAAATTTACAATACAGCAACTGTAATTAATCCGCAGGGAGAAGTAGTTACACGGTACCGAAAGATGTTTCCTTTCTACCCATACGAAGTTGGAGTAACTCCAGGGCAGGAATTCTGTGTTTTTGACGTGCCAGGTGTTAGCAGATTTGGTGTGTCTATATGTTATGATATGTGGTTTCCTGAAACGATTAGAACCATGGCTGTTAACGGAGCTGAAGTTAT
This region of Flavobacteriales bacterium genomic DNA includes:
- a CDS encoding carbon-nitrogen hydrolase family protein, coding for MKPFAIAGIQMKVSAVVPNIEMMKLKLDIALNLYPWIEMVVFSELCAYGPLTYAAQKIPGNFEQEMQNMAAKHGIWLLPGSIFEKKDDKIYNTATVINPQGEVVTRYRKMFPFYPYEVGVTPGQEFCVFDVPGVSRFGVSICYDMWFPETIRTMAVNGAEVILHPTMTGTIDRDIELSIVRTMATVNQCYFIDVNGLDSGGNGHSIVCGPDGRIIHQSGETEEIFPLEIDIELVKRSRELGVLRLGQPLKSFRDHAGDFDIYSPDYTNSYLNSLGPLSKPTRLDTLTKLK